The following are encoded together in the Bacillota bacterium genome:
- the hisC gene encoding histidinol-phosphate transaminase, producing MSSYAFGKAADAALEYSRTPLIRLNANESPYDVPLHIKREIAEAILRLPFNRYPSENADELRRDLSQRLGVTENMVVVGVGSDELLQMIILAWRQRARKVITLYPSFTMYRRIAESVGIPVVEVPFGEGFTLDMKRLQEELSDDASLAFLCNPNNPNGGAYTEEFRTLAREAKGLVVIDEAYYDFCGETLLDEVARPGGEGGALLNEAARPGDEENISSGNIIILRTFSKALRLAGLRMGYGIMAPAVAEQLDLVKLPYNCSSISILAAQMILRHQDELLRVVEEIKKERQRLYAGLLQIGIEVFPSSSNFLLLRPPLPADEAYRRLLDSGVWVRKFARPHDLAPGALDISQYLRVTIGRPEDNDVFLEALSRLR from the coding sequence ATGTCTTCCTATGCATTTGGCAAGGCTGCGGATGCGGCCCTTGAATATAGCCGGACACCTCTCATAAGGCTCAACGCCAATGAGAGTCCATACGACGTTCCATTACACATCAAACGCGAAATCGCCGAGGCGATCTTGAGGCTCCCATTCAACAGGTACCCGTCTGAGAACGCAGATGAACTCAGACGCGACCTGTCGCAAAGGCTCGGAGTCACTGAGAATATGGTAGTCGTCGGGGTAGGTTCTGATGAGCTGCTCCAGATGATCATACTCGCCTGGAGACAAAGAGCCAGGAAGGTGATCACACTTTATCCTTCCTTCACCATGTATCGCCGGATTGCGGAATCCGTTGGCATACCAGTGGTGGAGGTCCCGTTTGGCGAAGGCTTCACACTCGATATGAAAAGGCTCCAGGAGGAACTCTCTGATGATGCCTCGCTTGCGTTCCTCTGCAATCCCAATAACCCAAATGGCGGCGCCTACACCGAGGAATTCAGGACGCTTGCCCGCGAAGCCAAGGGACTCGTGGTGATCGATGAGGCATATTACGATTTTTGCGGTGAAACCCTCCTTGATGAGGTTGCGAGGCCAGGGGGTGAAGGCGGGGCCCTCCTCAATGAGGCTGCGAGGCCAGGAGACGAAGAAAATATATCGAGCGGCAATATCATCATTCTCCGCACCTTCTCAAAGGCTCTGAGGCTTGCTGGTCTACGGATGGGTTACGGGATCATGGCGCCAGCGGTGGCGGAACAGCTGGACCTGGTGAAATTGCCGTATAACTGCAGTTCTATTTCCATACTGGCAGCCCAGATGATCTTGCGTCACCAGGATGAGCTCTTGAGAGTCGTGGAAGAGATAAAGAAGGAAAGGCAACGATTATATGCCGGCCTTCTCCAGATTGGGATCGAGGTATTCCCTTCCTCCTCCAATTTCCTTCTCCTCCGGCCTCCCCTTCCGGCGGACGAGGCTTATAGGAGATTGCTCGATTCCGGAGTCTGGGTGCGAAAGTTTGCAAGGCCGCATGATCTGGCCCCTGGAGCTCTTGACATATCGCAGTACCTGAGGGTGACCATAGGGAGACCAGAGGACAATGATGTATTTCTCGAGGCTCTATCCAGATTGAGATAA
- the hisD gene encoding histidinol dehydrogenase, whose amino-acid sequence MIPRLSASELLSRRQNRFDLQETVARQIIDRVRTYKDRALIELSHEIDGISLDMEGLQVSRDEIMRARAVVDREFMDAAMFAFENIKAFHERQPIASWTMELDGDGFLGQRMAPLKRVGIYTPGGKAAYPSTVMMTAIPARVAGVEEIIMCTPPGKNGEINPFVLVAADICGVDKIFKVGGAQAIAAMAYGTDIVPRVDKIVGPGNAFVTSAKKLVYGDVGIDMLAGPSEILILADDTADPAFVAADMLSQAEHDELASAVLITTAAGLSDLVDAEVEKQTRNAPRREVIIKALTQNGGAVEVSSMGEAIEISNEYAPEHLELLVADPMALLEKIRNAGTIFLGHYSPEPIGDYVAGPNHVLPTLGCARYRGTLGCLDFLKPINVVKYSPRNLAKASPYAIKLAETEGLFAHANSMRIRLDSIGAIQCQDNSAKDTKQDPRSDESMMQGSRPDESMTQDSHPDESMAGSRGNEAS is encoded by the coding sequence ATGATCCCCAGGCTTTCCGCCAGCGAACTCCTGTCACGAAGACAGAATCGCTTTGATCTGCAGGAAACTGTCGCCCGGCAGATAATAGATCGGGTCAGAACCTATAAGGACCGGGCTCTGATTGAGCTTTCCCATGAGATTGATGGCATCTCACTGGATATGGAAGGGCTCCAGGTATCAAGAGATGAGATCATGCGTGCCCGCGCCGTTGTCGACAGGGAATTCATGGATGCGGCGATGTTCGCTTTCGAAAACATCAAGGCTTTCCATGAACGCCAGCCCATCGCCTCCTGGACAATGGAACTTGATGGCGATGGATTCCTTGGACAGAGAATGGCGCCGCTGAAGCGGGTAGGCATCTATACACCTGGCGGCAAAGCCGCCTACCCTTCCACTGTTATGATGACGGCTATACCGGCTCGAGTCGCCGGGGTCGAGGAAATAATAATGTGCACCCCGCCCGGCAAAAATGGGGAAATCAATCCTTTCGTGTTGGTGGCCGCCGATATTTGCGGTGTAGATAAGATTTTCAAGGTGGGCGGGGCTCAGGCTATCGCGGCGATGGCATATGGGACTGACATCGTGCCGAGGGTCGACAAGATCGTAGGTCCAGGCAACGCGTTTGTAACCTCTGCCAAAAAGCTCGTATATGGAGACGTCGGAATCGATATGCTGGCCGGGCCGAGCGAGATTCTCATACTGGCCGACGATACCGCCGATCCAGCTTTTGTGGCGGCGGACATGCTCTCCCAGGCGGAGCATGACGAACTCGCTTCAGCTGTTCTTATCACTACTGCAGCCGGCCTTTCGGATCTCGTGGACGCGGAAGTCGAAAAGCAGACGCGGAATGCGCCAAGGCGTGAAGTCATCATCAAGGCTCTCACGCAAAATGGCGGGGCAGTTGAGGTCTCGTCGATGGGTGAGGCTATTGAGATTTCAAATGAATACGCCCCGGAGCATCTGGAGCTTTTGGTAGCCGACCCCATGGCACTTCTAGAGAAGATCAGGAACGCGGGGACGATATTCCTTGGACATTATAGTCCCGAACCTATTGGAGATTACGTCGCCGGTCCGAATCATGTGCTGCCGACGTTGGGCTGCGCCAGGTACCGGGGGACACTGGGGTGCCTGGACTTTTTGAAACCAATAAATGTGGTGAAGTATAGCCCCAGAAATCTAGCGAAGGCAAGCCCCTATGCCATAAAGCTTGCTGAAACCGAGGGCCTGTTTGCCCATGCGAATTCAATGAGAATACGGCTCGATTCCATAGGCGCGATTCAATGCCAGGACAATTCAGCGAAAGATACAAAGCAGGATCCACGCTCAGATGAGTCTATGATGCAGGGTTCACGCCCCGATGAGTCTATGACGCAAGATTCACACCCTGATGAATCTATGGCGGGCAGCAGAGGAAATGAGGCGAGTTAG
- a CDS encoding ATP phosphoribosyltransferase, which produces MLEENLFTIAIPKGRLLPDCQRVLSGAGFQCGELQEDTRKLVFDVDDARFILARPTDVPVYVEYGAADVGIVGKDVLMEEARDVYELVDLGFGFCRFVVAAPSTLAAEMSRILDTPGGSSHRALRVATKFPRVAETYFNARGINVKIIPLHGATELAPQAGLSDLIVDIVSTGRTLAENDLVVVSEIATATARLIANRASFGLKIARIRALLDAIRPLANGNKNERKPAADDRGRISQDGKIREPAMKQDRKMREPTMEQDGKTGEPEIEAGDGA; this is translated from the coding sequence TTGTTAGAAGAGAACCTCTTTACCATAGCGATTCCCAAGGGAAGACTCCTGCCTGACTGTCAGAGGGTGCTGAGCGGGGCGGGGTTCCAATGTGGTGAACTGCAGGAAGACACCAGGAAGCTTGTATTCGATGTGGATGATGCGCGATTCATCCTCGCTCGTCCCACAGATGTGCCTGTGTATGTAGAATATGGCGCGGCTGATGTAGGGATTGTCGGGAAAGACGTGCTTATGGAAGAGGCAAGGGACGTATATGAACTCGTCGACCTTGGGTTTGGTTTTTGTCGCTTTGTAGTGGCAGCTCCCAGCACTCTCGCGGCAGAAATGTCCCGTATCCTAGACACTCCCGGTGGAAGCAGCCATAGAGCCCTAAGGGTCGCTACCAAATTTCCCCGTGTCGCTGAGACATATTTCAATGCCAGGGGTATTAACGTAAAGATCATTCCCCTACATGGAGCGACGGAGCTCGCGCCGCAGGCGGGTCTATCAGATCTCATAGTGGACATAGTCTCGACCGGGAGGACTCTTGCTGAGAATGATCTCGTAGTTGTATCTGAAATCGCCACTGCGACTGCTAGGCTGATAGCGAACCGCGCGAGCTTCGGGCTCAAAATCGCGAGGATACGCGCTCTGCTTGACGCTATCCGGCCTCTGGCAAATGGAAATAAAAATGAAAGGAAACCTGCGGCAGATGATAGAGGGCGGATCTCACAGGACGGGAAGATAAGAGAGCCAGCGATGAAACAGGACAGGAAGATGAGAGAGCCCACGATGGAACAGGATGGAAAAACAGGAGAGCCCGAAATTGAAGCAGGTGATGGCGCATGA
- a CDS encoding helix-turn-helix domain-containing protein — protein MPSSEKLMDDRTTLLFKAMMSLRTVDECYKFFEDLCTVAEIKSLAERFQVALMLDEGRTYTEIAEKTGASTATISRVKRFLQYGADGYRLIIDRMREEGILPPKSSPPKSGS, from the coding sequence ATGCCTTCCAGCGAGAAACTGATGGACGACCGTACTACCCTTCTATTCAAGGCGATGATGTCCCTCAGGACCGTAGACGAATGCTATAAGTTCTTCGAGGATCTATGTACTGTGGCCGAAATAAAGTCGCTAGCGGAGAGATTTCAGGTAGCCTTGATGCTGGACGAAGGGCGCACCTATACAGAAATCGCCGAAAAGACGGGCGCAAGCACTGCCACTATAAGCCGCGTAAAGAGATTTCTCCAATATGGAGCGGATGGCTACCGGCTTATCATCGACAGGATGCGTGAAGAAGGGATTCTGCCGCCAAAATCCAGTCCGCCCAAATCAGGGTCTTGA